The following nucleotide sequence is from Solidesulfovibrio carbinolicus.
AGGCAGGGTGGACAGGATAGTCACCGGGTGGATGAAGCTCTCGTACATGACGCCAAGGACGATGTAGACGGTGATCAGCGCGGCCAGGATGAGCAGCGGCTCGTTTTTGAGCGACTCCCCGAAAGCCTTGGCCGCGCCGGTGAAATCGCCGGCAATGCTGGCCGGCATCCCGATCCGGGCCGACACCGCGGCCACGGCGGCCACGGCGTCGCCAAGGGAATGCCCGGGCGCGGCGTCAAAGGAGACCGTGGCGGCCGGGAACTGGGATTGGCGGTTGCGCACGAGCGGCGCTTCGCCCTCGGTCACCGTGGCCACGGCCGACAGCGGAGCCTGGCCGCCGCCGGAGGTCGGCAGCCGCACCAGGGACAGGGCCTCGGGACCGGTGGCCATGGCCGGGTCCATGGCCAGCACCACCCGGTATTGGCTGAGTTCCGTGAACATGGTCGAGATCTGGCGCTGGCCAAAGGCGCTGTAAAGGGCGTTGTCGATGTCCTCGGGAGTCAGCCCATAGCGGGCGGCGGCCACCCGGTCGATGACGACGTTTAAGCGTTTGCCGCCCAGAGCCAGGTTGTGGGAGACGTTGCGCACTTCCGGCCGGGCGGCAAGCGCCTCGACAAAGCGCGGCGTCCACAGGGCCAGATCGCGGGAGCTGGGGGTTTCCAGCACGTACTGGTACTGGGCGCGGCCGGCCCGGGCGTCCACGGTCAGGTCCTGGACGGGCGAAAGCGCCACGCTCATCCCCGGCAGGCGGTGGGTCTTTTCTTCCAGCCGCCGGGCCACGCCGGCGGCGTCGGCCGTGCGCGAGGCCTTGGGCACGAGTTCCACGGCGATGCGGCCCACGTTGGGGCTGGGGTTGACGCCGTCCACGCCGACAAAGATGGCGGTGGAGGCCACGGCCGGATCGGCCGCCAATATTTCCGACAGCCCGGCTTGACCCTCGCCCATGGCGGCAAACGAGGCGGCGGACGGGGCCTCGAACACCCCGGACAGCCCGCCCGTGTCCTGGACCGGGAAAAAGCCCTTGGGCACGGCGGCGTACATCCAGACCGTGGCCACCACGGTGCCCACGGCCACAAGGAGCGTCGCGCCCTGATGGCGCAGGACCACCACCAAGGTACGGTCGTAGAAGGCGGTCATGGCCCCGAAGGCCGCGCCAAAAGTCCGGGCGACCAGGCCCCCGCCGGACTGCCCGTTGTGCCCCGACCGGCCAAGAAGCCGGGCGCAGAGCATGGGGGTCAGCGTCAGCGACACCACAGCCGACAGCAAAATGGCCACGCCCAGGGTCACGGCGAATTCGCGGAAAAGCCGGCCCACCACGTCGCCCATGAACAGCAGCGGAATGAGCACGGCCACCAGGGAAACGGTCAGCGACAGGATGGTGAAGCCGATCTGTCCCGCGCCGTTAAGCGCCGCCTGCATGGGCGGCGTGCCCTCCTCCACATGGCGGGCCACGTTTTCGATCATGACGATGGCGTCGTCCACCACGAAGCCGGTGGCAATGGTCAGCGCCATGAGCGTCAGGTTGTTGAGGCCATAGCCCAGCAGATACATGACGCCAAAGGTGCCGATAAGCGACAGCGGCACGGCCGTGCCCGGAATGAGCGTGGCCGGCACGTCGTGGAGAAACAGATAAATGACGCCGACGACCAGGACCACGGCCAGCAGCAGCTCGATCTGCACATCGTCGATGGAAGCCCGGATGGTGACGGTGCGGTCGGTCAGGACGGACAGGTCCACGGCGGCCGGCAGGGCCGCGCGCAGCTGGGGCAGGATGGCCTTGACCCGGTCCACCACGGCGATGACGTTGGCCCCGGGCTGGCGCTGGATGTTGAGGACAATGGCCGGCTTGCCGTTCACCCAGGCGGCCTGGCGCACGTCTTCGGGGCCGGTGCGGATGCTGGCCACGTCGGACAGGCGCACCGGCCGGCCGTCGCGGTAGCTGACGATGAGCGGCTTGTATTCGTCGGCCGTGAGCAGTTGGTCGTTGGTTTCCAGAATCGACGACTGGCGCGGACCGTCGAAGCCGCCCTTGGCCTTGTTGACGTTGGCCGCGGCGATGGCCGTCCGCACGTCCTCCACGGCAATGCCGTAAGCGGCCAGGGCCGTGGGGTTGACCTCCACGCGCACGGCCGGCCGCTGGCCGCCGGCCACGCTGACCAGGCCCACGCCGGAAAGCTGGGAAATCTTCTGGGCCAGACGGGTGTCGGCCAAATCCTGCACCGCCGTCAGTTCCATGGCCTCGGAAGTAAGGGCCAACGACAGGATGGGCGCGTCGGCCGGGTTGACCTTGCTGTAGACCGGCGGCGTGGGCAGGTCGCCCGGCAGCAGGCTGGTGGCCGTGTTGATGGCCGCCTGGACCTCCTGCTCGGCCACGTCGAGGCTCAGGCTCAGGGCGAATTGCAGGGTGATGACCGAGGCCCCGGGCGAACTCACCGAGGTCATCTCGGTCAGGCCCGGCATCTGGCCGAACTGGCGCTCCAAGGGCGCGGTCACGGCCGAGGCCATGACATCGGGGCTGGCCCCGGGATAAAACGTCCGCACCTGGATGGTGGGATAGTCCACCTGGGGCAGGGCCGAGACCGGGAGCTGGAAATAAGCCGTCAGGCCGGCCAGCACCACCGCGACCATGAGGAGCGTGGTGGCCACGGGCCGCAGGATAAACGGGCGCGACAGGTTCATGGCTTGGCGGCCACCGCTCCGCCGGCGTTGCGCGCCTCCACCTTGGCTCCGTCGCGCAGCCGGTCGGCCCCCTCCACCACCACAACCTCGCCGGCCGCCAGCCCCGACTCGATGACCACGTCCTGGCCCACGGCCAAGCCCACGGTCACCGGGCGCGAGGCGGCCACGCCGGACGCATCGACCACATAGGCCCTGGCCCCCTTGGGGCCGCGCTGCACCGCCGCCGCCGGCACGAGGAGCACGCCGCCCCGCTCTTCCAGCAACAGCTCGGCGTTGACGAACTGGTTGGGGAAAAGCGCCTCGTCGGCGTTGTCGAAGATCGCCCGCAGCTTCACCGTGCCGGTGGCCGTGTCGATCTGGTTGTCGAGGGTGGCGAGGGTTCCCTTGGCCAGAGCCTTGGTCATGGTGCGGTCATAGGCCGTGACCGGCAGCTTCTCGCCGGCCCGAAGCCGCGTGGCCACCTGGGGCAGCTGGTCCTCGGGCAGGGTAAAGAGTACGCTGATGGGCGACACCTGGGTGATGACGCACAGGCCGGTGGAATCGGCCGCCTTGATCATGTTGCCGGCGTCGACCTTGCGCAGCCCCACCCGGCCGGTCACCGGCGCGCTGATGCGGCTGTATTCGATTTGCAGCTTGGCGTTGTCGATAAGTCCCTTGTCCGTGCGGATGGCCGCCTCGTATTGGCGCACCAGCGAGGCCTGGGTGTCCCGGGTCTGGCCGGCCACCATGTCTTTTTTGGACAGGTTGTCGTAGCGCGTGAGGTCGGCCTTGGCGTTTTCCAGCAGTGCCGTGTCCTTGGCCAACTGGCCCTGGTACTGGTCGAGCTGGGCGGCGTAGGAACGCGGATCGATGCGAGCCAGGAGCTGGCCTTCCTTGACGAGCTGGCCTTCCTCAAAGAGCACTTCCATGAGCTCGCCGTCCACCCGGCTCTTGACCGTCACCGTGCGCAGCGGCGTCACCGTGCCGATGCCCGAAAGCGTCACCGCCGCCGTGCCGACCCGGGCCGGCGAGGTGGTCACCGAGACCACTTGCGGCCCCATGCCGCCAGGTCCGCCCGGCGGTGGCCCGCCCGGCTGGGCCAGACCGTCGCCGCCGTATTGCCGCCAAAAAAACCCGACCACGACTATTGCCGCCAACCCCATGAGCAGCCAGCGCAAGGGCCGGCGCGGCCGTGGTCCATCATGTCGTATCGTCATCGCAGGTGATCCTTCTTTATGCTGGGATGGCCTTGGAGCGCCGCCGGCCGTTGCCGGCGTCGCACCGGCACGTCGCGGCCGACGCCCAAAAAGTTACATCTGGAAAGTATATCGGGCGGACCGCGGAAGGCCAACCTTCCATTTTGTCAGGAATCGCCAGCAGCTTCGCCTCTCCGGCCACGGCCATGTCCCAAACCGCCTTCGCTGGGGCCCTGGTCGGACGAGCAGCCCGAATGGTTGCGCCGCCGGGCGACGAGTCCCATGGACCGCCGTCTCCCCCAAGACGCTCCGCCCGGAAGCGGCCCGGCGGCAACGGCGCTTGCGGGCCATGGCCGGCCGCCACCCCAAGCGAAAATGTTCGCTTGAGCGACAATTTTGCGCCGGTCACGACAATTTTATACGTCCCCCGCGCCAAAATCCCCCGCCGCTGTCGGCAAACTCCATGAAAAAGCGGCCGGAACACCCCCGCTCTCGGGCAGTTCCGGCCGCGTGTCGGCTGGTTGGCCGCGCCCATGCTCGGCGCGGCGGTCCTTTTTGCGCTACACCCCGCCGCACAGCCGGGCGAAGCTCATGCACTCGAAACGATTGCTAAAGGGGCACGGTTCCTTGGAAAACCACTTACGCTTGGGACACCAGTAGGCGTTCTTGAAGGGCTCGTTGCACCCGGAGGGCGTCGTGGCCTTGCGGGTGTACGAGCCGAACCGCATCTTGCCGTCGCTATGGTTGACGTTCCACACGGCCATGGTCGACACCTCCGTTTCCCTTTCCCAATGCATAGGACGGGCCAAGGCAAAATCGACCAAGCCGTTACAATGCCAACTGTTTCTCCTCCCTGCCCGATCCCCGCGCCGCCCGACGCGCCGGCCTGCCCCGCCCCTCCCCCGCCCCTGGCGCGACGCCGCGAATTGATCTATGAGCTTGCCGGACCCCATCGCCAGGACGCGCCGGCCAAGCGGCGCGAAAAGGAGGACGCCTTGGGACTTTTAGCCGCCAGCGGCGGGTTCACCCGCTACCGCATCGTGGGCGAAGTGAACAAGCAGGCCCTGCGCGAAGCGCCGGACCGGCTCAAGAAATACGCCTTCGTGGACATCGACAACACCGCCGACGAACGCTCCTTCGGCTGGACCTCCTTCGAGGACTACCTCGATACCGAATGGCGCGGCTCGCCGCCGGAAAAAGGCCACTACCTGGCCTTTGCCCTGCGCCTGGACACCCGGCGCATCTCCCCGGCCGTGTTCAAGAAACACCTGCGCCTGGCCATTGACCACGAAAAGGAACAGATGAAGGACGAAGGCAAGGTCTTCGTCTCCAAGGACCGCAAAAAGGAAATCGCCGAGCGCGTCAAACTGTCCCTCATGTCCCGCGCCCTGCCCATCCCCGCCGTCTTTGAAATCGTCTGGAACACCATCGACCAGGTCATCTGGCTGTGCACCACCAACGGCAAGATCCAGGAACTCTTCGAAGACAACTTCACCGCCACCTTCGAAATGCACCTGGAACCCCAGACCCCGGCCTACCTGGCCGAACGCATCGTCGGCGTGGAAAAAGGCCTGGCCATCGAACACCTCGAACCCAGCCAGTTCGGCGGTTAAGGAGAGGCCAGGGGCGCTGCCCCTGGACCCCGCCGGGGGGATCATCCCCCCGGACCCCCGCCCCTGGGCCGCGCCCCTTGGCGCAACGACGGACCAATGCGGTTATGGAGATAGTATGGACTCGATGATGGCCGAAGCCAAAAACCCGGTGCTCGGACAGGACTTCCTGACCTGGCTGTGGTTTAAAAGCGAAAAAAGCGGCTGGCTCTTCAAGCTGCCCGACGACTCCGAAGTCAACGTCTACCTGGAACAAAAAATTTCCGTGCGCGGCGGCGTGGGCGAGGAAGCCGAAACCGCCACCGTCTCCGGCCCCCACGCCCAGTTCGCCGAGGCCCGCCTGGGCGTCAAAAGCGGCAAACGCGTGGACCGGGCGCTGATTCGCTTCGAACAGGACGGCGAAACCTGGACAGTTACCGTCAAGGCCGACGACTTCACCCTCAATGCCCTGCGGCCGCCCAAGATCGACACCCGCAGCGAGGAAGGCGAAGATCCCGACGCCAAGGTGCTGGAAAAAATGTTTCTCATCGAAAAATGCACCAGCTTCTTCGACGCCCTCTACGCCCAGTTCCTGGCCGTCCGCTTAAGCCCCGGCTGGCCCGGCGAACTCTCCGACTTCGGCGAATGGCTGCGCGAAGGGGTGTAGGGTGTAGAGGGCAGAGAGAGAAGAGAAGATGCTCGGCGGCCGGGGCCTGAGGCGGCCAGCCAGGGCGATGGAACGGATGACGGGCGGCCTCAGGGCCGCCCGCCGCGTTTTGCGCCAACGGCACGCCAACGACGCGGAACAGCTTTTGGAGATGACGCAATCGCGGCTGGCCCGCTTGCCGACGTAACCGATGGCAAGGCTTAAATAGGCCGCACCGCCACCACGGCCTGGCCGGCCAGGCCTTCGAGGTCGGCCGGAATGACGATGAGGCCGTCGGCCATGAGCAGGGTCTTGAGCAACCCGGACTTGCCGAGCACCGGATGGGCCAGGGGCAGCTCGCCCGGGCGGTGCTCCAGGCGCACCCGGACATGGTCCTCGCGGCCCTGCTTGGAAGCCACGTTGCGCGACAAAAGCGCCGGGAAGGTGCGCGGGGCGCGGTCGAAGGCGGCTTTGTCGCCGGCCAGATGGGCCAGCAGCGGCAGCCCGAAGACGTCCAGCACCACCTGGGCCGAGGTTACCTGACCGGGCAGGCCGATGACCGGCTTGCCGTAAAGGCTGGCCAGGATGGTCGGCTTGCCCGGGCTGATGGCCACGCCGTGGGCCAGGACCTCCGCGCCAAGGCTTTTTAAGGCCTCCAGGGTGAAATCGCGCGCGCCAACCGAACTGCCGCCCGAAAGCAGGGTCAGGTCGTGGCCCTCGGCCGCGGTTTTGAGGGCGTCCCGGATGGAATCGAGGTCGTCGGGCACCAGGGGAAAGGTTGTGGCTGCGGCTCCGGCCTGGGCCAGCATGGCGGCCAGGGCGTGGCTGTTGACGTCGCGGATCTGGCCTGGTTGCGGCGTGGCCTCGGCCGGCACGAGTTCGTCGCCGGTGGAGAGCAGGGCCACCGAGGGCATCCTGCCCACGGGCACGTCAACCACGCCCAGGGCGGCCAACAGCCCGATCTCCTGGGGGCGCAGGCGCGTGCCGGCCCCAAGGGCCGTCTCGCCGCGCCGGGCGTCCTCGCCGGCCAGCATCACGTTGTCGCCCGGGGCCACGGGACGGCGAATCTCAATGGCTCCCGCCCCCAGGTCCTCGGCGTATTCCACCATGACCACGGCGTCGGCCCCGGCCGGCAAAAACGCGCCGGTGACGATGCGGGCGCAATGTCCGGGCGGCAAGGCCGCCTCCGGGATGACGCCGATGGGGATGTCCATGGCCAAGTCAAGGTAGCCAGGGTTGGACTCGCCGGCCCCGAAAACCTCGGCCGCCCGCACGGCGTAGCCGTCCATGGAAGCCCGGCTGGCCAGGGGCAGGTCCTCGCCGGAGACGACGTCGGCGGCCAAAAACCGGCGGCAGGCCGCGCCAAGGGGCACGGTCTCCAGGCCAAGGGGGGCAAAGCCGTGGAGAAGATCCCGAAATTCGGCCGTGGACACGGCCCGAAAAAAACCGTCGCGCATGGATAACATCCTTCTGTTCTGTCAGGCTTGGAGCAGACCACGCGCCATGGCGGCGGCCCCGTAGAGGCCCACGTCCTCGTCGCGCACCAGCTGCACGGCCACGGTGCGCAAAAAATCGCCGTACGTGGGGGAGGCGTAAAATTCCCGGGCGAATTCGGGATGCCGCACCAGCAAGGGGTTTTTGGCGGCCACGCCGCCGCTCAAATAGACGCCGCCGGCGGCCACCACGGTCAGGGCGTAGTCGCGCACGGCCCGGCCGTAGAAACGGGCGAACCAGGCCGCCGTCGGGCTGTCCGGGGCGAGAAGCCGCCCGACCTCGCCCGGGGAAAGGGCGTCGCCGGTCAGAAAACGGTGCAGATGGGCCAATCCGCCCCCGGTCACCACGGTGTCGCGGCGGGCGTAGGCCTCGCCGGTGGCCTGGCGCAGAGAGGCGGCAAAGGCGGCCTCTTCCGGGCCGACAAAGGGCATGGCCGTCTGGCCGGCCTCGGAAGCCAGGACCAGCAAGCCGCCGCCGGGCAGCGGGGCCAGGCAGGCATGGCCCAGGCCCGTGCCGGCTCCAACCACGGCCTGGACCTGGCCCGGGTCCGACTCGCCGGGCAACACCACCTCGGCCGTATCCCCAAGCAGGCGGCAACCGTGGGCCTGGGCCAGAAAATCGTTGGCGCAGGCGCTGTTTCTCAGGCCATGCCGGGCTTCAAGAGCGTCGAGATCAAGCTTCCAGGCGATGTTGGCGAACCGCACCCGGCGTCCCACCACCGCCCCGGGCACGGCGAAAACAGCGGCCGCCGCCTGGGCCGGCAAAAGATCAAACCCGGCCGCCGGCAGAGCGGCCAAGAGTTCGTCAAAAGACGCCGCCGCCTGGGTGGACAGGCGCACCTGGCAGGACAGGGTCAGTGCGCCGTCCGGGGCCAGCAGAAAATGCCCAAAGCGGCTGGAGGTGCCGCCAATGTCGGCAGCCAGCAGATGTTTGGCGGCGGGGACGGCGGCGTCGGCCATGTCGGTCTCCTTGCAAGCGGTGGGCGTTTGCGGCAGGAAAAGCCCACGCCGACGGCAGTGTAGCCGGGGCGCGCAAGGAAACGCAAGCATGGCCGACCTCGCAAGCGCCGCCCTGGCCGGGGCGGCCATGGGGCTTTCCGCCGGGTTCGCCCCGGGGCCCTTGCTGTCCCTGGTGCTGTCCCAGACCCTGGCCCATGGCCCCCGCGAGGGCGTCAAGGTGGCCCTGGCTCCCATCCTCACCGACACGCCCATTATCCTGGCCACCTGGCTGCTGCTCTCGCGCCTCACAGGCACGCCGGCCGTCCTTGGCGTCGTCGCCCTGGCCGGGGCGGCGCTGCTGTGCCGCTACGCCTATGACTGCTTCCAGGCCCCGCCCCCGGACGCCGGCGATCCGGCCAAGGCCCCGCGCTCGGTGTTGCGCGGCGTGGCCGCCAATTTTTCCAATCCCCACCCCTACCTGTTCTGGGCCACCGTGGGCGTGCCCTACCTCCTGGAAGCGGCCCGTTCCGGCCCGGCCGGCCCCATCGCCTATCTGGCCACCTTCTACGTCTGCATCGTCGGGGCCAAAATCCTGGCCGCCGGGCTGGCCGGACGCTTCCGGCGGTTCTTGTCCAGCCGCGGCTACCGGCTGTTCATGGCCGCGCTGGGAGCCTCGCTGCTCTACTTTGCCTGGGGATTCGTCAGGCAGGGACTCTCCCTGCTGGGCCTCGCCAGCTAAACGGCCGGGCGGGACATTGTCCTTTGGGGCAATCGTCCGTATCATGCCGCGTTCCCCATTATCGACCACAAAGGAGCCTCCATGGCCGCGCCCTTCACCATCGGCCTTATCCAGATGGCCCCGGCCACGACCGTAGCCGCCTCCCTCGAAAAAGCCGCCGAGCGCATCGAGGCGGCGGCCAAGGCCGGCGCGCAGGTGATCTGCCTGCCCGAACTCTTTGCCACGCCGTATTTTTGCCGCAACCAGGACCACGACGCCTTCGATCTGGCCGAACCCATCCCCGGCCCGACCACAAACGCCATGGCCGAGGCGGCCAAGGCCCACAAGGTGGTCGTGGTGGCCCCGCTCTACGAACGGCGCGGCCCGGGCTGCTACCAGAATTCCCTGGCCGTGCTCGGCCCGGACGGCGACCATCTCGGCGTCTACCGCAAAATGCACATCCCCCACGATCCGGGTTTCGAGGAGAAGTTCTACTTCGCCCCCGGCGACCTGGGTTTTAAGACTTTCCAAACGCCCTTTGGCCCCATCGGCACGCTAATCTGCTGGGACCAGTGGTTCCCCGAGGCGGCCCGGGCCACGGCGCTTCTTGGCGCGTCGGTCATCTTCTACCCCACGGCCATCGGCTGGCACCCGTCGGAAAAGGCCGAATACGGCGAGCGCCAGCGCGACAGCTGGATCACCATCCAGCGCAGCCACGCCATCGCCAACGGCCTGTACGTGGCCGCCGTCAACAGGGTCGGCAGCGAAGGCTCGGGCGAAGGCTACGGCGAAACCCTGGAATTCTGGGGCTCGTCCTTTGTGGCCGATCCCTCGGGGCAAATGATCGCCCAGGCCGGCATCGTCACCGAAGACATCCTGCTGGCCGAAATCAACCCCCAAACCATCGAAACCACCCGCCGCCACTGGCCGTTTCTGCGCGACCGCCGCATCGACGCCTACGGCGGCCTGGGCAAGTTGTACGGCCAGTAGCGTGTAGAGAAGCGAGAAGATCGGGGCGCTGCCCCGAGCCCCGCCGGGGGGATGATCCCCCCGGACCCCTCAATTATTTTCATATGGGGCATCCACCATATCACCCCCCGTTGAAAGTTTTAGGGGAAAGAGGGGGGGCGCGGGGGGGAGGAAACCCCTTTTTCCAAAAAGGGGTTTCCTCCCCCCCGCCTGACCGGAGGTCAGCACTAGTATGAGACGCAATATCTATCTGCGGACGATTCCCATCGAGGAAGCGCTGGCGCGGGTTGTGGAGCGGCTGGATCGGGAGACGCTCGTTGGCGTGGAGCGTGTCGGGGCCGAGCGCTCGGCCGGGCGGGTCACGGCCGAGCCGGTCATTGCCCGCTATTCCTCGCCCACCTACCACAGCGCGGCCATGGACGGCATTGCCGTGCGCGCGGCCGAGACCTTTGCCGCCCGCGAAGGCTCGCCGGTGCGACTTGCGCCGGAAACGGGCTTTGTCTTCGTCAACACGGGCCATCCACTGCCGACCGGGTTCGACGCGGTGGTGATGATCGAAAACGTGGTCATGGACGGCGAGGCGGCCTGCATCGAGGCTCCGGTGGCCCCTTTTGCCCATGTGCGGCGCATTGGCGAGGACATCGTGGCCACGGAGATGATTTTGCCGCGCCATCGCCGCATCACGCCCTACGACGTGGGGGCGCTGT
It contains:
- a CDS encoding MdtA/MuxA family multidrug efflux RND transporter periplasmic adaptor subunit; the encoded protein is MTIRHDGPRPRRPLRWLLMGLAAIVVVGFFWRQYGGDGLAQPGGPPPGGPGGMGPQVVSVTTSPARVGTAAVTLSGIGTVTPLRTVTVKSRVDGELMEVLFEEGQLVKEGQLLARIDPRSYAAQLDQYQGQLAKDTALLENAKADLTRYDNLSKKDMVAGQTRDTQASLVRQYEAAIRTDKGLIDNAKLQIEYSRISAPVTGRVGLRKVDAGNMIKAADSTGLCVITQVSPISVLFTLPEDQLPQVATRLRAGEKLPVTAYDRTMTKALAKGTLATLDNQIDTATGTVKLRAIFDNADEALFPNQFVNAELLLEERGGVLLVPAAAVQRGPKGARAYVVDASGVAASRPVTVGLAVGQDVVIESGLAAGEVVVVEGADRLRDGAKVEARNAGGAVAAKP
- a CDS encoding carbon-nitrogen hydrolase gives rise to the protein MAAPFTIGLIQMAPATTVAASLEKAAERIEAAAKAGAQVICLPELFATPYFCRNQDHDAFDLAEPIPGPTTNAMAEAAKAHKVVVVAPLYERRGPGCYQNSLAVLGPDGDHLGVYRKMHIPHDPGFEEKFYFAPGDLGFKTFQTPFGPIGTLICWDQWFPEAARATALLGASVIFYPTAIGWHPSEKAEYGERQRDSWITIQRSHAIANGLYVAAVNRVGSEGSGEGYGETLEFWGSSFVADPSGQMIAQAGIVTEDILLAEINPQTIETTRRHWPFLRDRRIDAYGGLGKLYGQ
- a CDS encoding LysE family translocator, translated to MADLASAALAGAAMGLSAGFAPGPLLSLVLSQTLAHGPREGVKVALAPILTDTPIILATWLLLSRLTGTPAVLGVVALAGAALLCRYAYDCFQAPPPDAGDPAKAPRSVLRGVAANFSNPHPYLFWATVGVPYLLEAARSGPAGPIAYLATFYVCIVGAKILAAGLAGRFRRFLSSRGYRLFMAALGASLLYFAWGFVRQGLSLLGLAS
- a CDS encoding recombination-associated protein RdgC, with the protein product MGLLAASGGFTRYRIVGEVNKQALREAPDRLKKYAFVDIDNTADERSFGWTSFEDYLDTEWRGSPPEKGHYLAFALRLDTRRISPAVFKKHLRLAIDHEKEQMKDEGKVFVSKDRKKEIAERVKLSLMSRALPIPAVFEIVWNTIDQVIWLCTTNGKIQELFEDNFTATFEMHLEPQTPAYLAERIVGVEKGLAIEHLEPSQFGG
- a CDS encoding molybdopterin molybdotransferase MoeA, with the translated sequence MRDGFFRAVSTAEFRDLLHGFAPLGLETVPLGAACRRFLAADVVSGEDLPLASRASMDGYAVRAAEVFGAGESNPGYLDLAMDIPIGVIPEAALPPGHCARIVTGAFLPAGADAVVMVEYAEDLGAGAIEIRRPVAPGDNVMLAGEDARRGETALGAGTRLRPQEIGLLAALGVVDVPVGRMPSVALLSTGDELVPAEATPQPGQIRDVNSHALAAMLAQAGAAATTFPLVPDDLDSIRDALKTAAEGHDLTLLSGGSSVGARDFTLEALKSLGAEVLAHGVAISPGKPTILASLYGKPVIGLPGQVTSAQVVLDVFGLPLLAHLAGDKAAFDRAPRTFPALLSRNVASKQGREDHVRVRLEHRPGELPLAHPVLGKSGLLKTLLMADGLIVIPADLEGLAGQAVVAVRPI
- a CDS encoding multidrug efflux RND transporter permease subunit; translation: MNLSRPFILRPVATTLLMVAVVLAGLTAYFQLPVSALPQVDYPTIQVRTFYPGASPDVMASAVTAPLERQFGQMPGLTEMTSVSSPGASVITLQFALSLSLDVAEQEVQAAINTATSLLPGDLPTPPVYSKVNPADAPILSLALTSEAMELTAVQDLADTRLAQKISQLSGVGLVSVAGGQRPAVRVEVNPTALAAYGIAVEDVRTAIAAANVNKAKGGFDGPRQSSILETNDQLLTADEYKPLIVSYRDGRPVRLSDVASIRTGPEDVRQAAWVNGKPAIVLNIQRQPGANVIAVVDRVKAILPQLRAALPAAVDLSVLTDRTVTIRASIDDVQIELLLAVVLVVGVIYLFLHDVPATLIPGTAVPLSLIGTFGVMYLLGYGLNNLTLMALTIATGFVVDDAIVMIENVARHVEEGTPPMQAALNGAGQIGFTILSLTVSLVAVLIPLLFMGDVVGRLFREFAVTLGVAILLSAVVSLTLTPMLCARLLGRSGHNGQSGGGLVARTFGAAFGAMTAFYDRTLVVVLRHQGATLLVAVGTVVATVWMYAAVPKGFFPVQDTGGLSGVFEAPSAASFAAMGEGQAGLSEILAADPAVASTAIFVGVDGVNPSPNVGRIAVELVPKASRTADAAGVARRLEEKTHRLPGMSVALSPVQDLTVDARAGRAQYQYVLETPSSRDLALWTPRFVEALAARPEVRNVSHNLALGGKRLNVVIDRVAAARYGLTPEDIDNALYSAFGQRQISTMFTELSQYRVVLAMDPAMATGPEALSLVRLPTSGGGQAPLSAVATVTEGEAPLVRNRQSQFPAATVSFDAAPGHSLGDAVAAVAAVSARIGMPASIAGDFTGAAKAFGESLKNEPLLILAALITVYIVLGVMYESFIHPVTILSTLPSAGVGAVGALWLCGEDLGIMAVIGIILLIGIVKKNGIMMVDFALSAERERGLSPGEAIYEACLLRFRPIMMTTMAALLGALPLALGSGVGSELRRPLGIAIVGGLVVSQALTLYTTPVIYLFFERLAGRRETTPPMAAGNEEAGTV
- a CDS encoding glucokinase, with product MADAAVPAAKHLLAADIGGTSSRFGHFLLAPDGALTLSCQVRLSTQAAASFDELLAALPAAGFDLLPAQAAAAVFAVPGAVVGRRVRFANIAWKLDLDALEARHGLRNSACANDFLAQAHGCRLLGDTAEVVLPGESDPGQVQAVVGAGTGLGHACLAPLPGGGLLVLASEAGQTAMPFVGPEEAAFAASLRQATGEAYARRDTVVTGGGLAHLHRFLTGDALSPGEVGRLLAPDSPTAAWFARFYGRAVRDYALTVVAAGGVYLSGGVAAKNPLLVRHPEFAREFYASPTYGDFLRTVAVQLVRDEDVGLYGAAAMARGLLQA